GTGTGCACTCATTGGGTCACCGGTAAGCAAGATCTCTAATAACACTTTCTGTGGGATCATATGCGTGAGCGGTACAGCCCAGGGGAATCCACGTCCAACTTTCGCCTCAGTGATGCCAAAGCGTGCAGTCTCAGAGGCGACAATCAGGTCGCACATCTGGGCAAACAGCCATCCTCCGGCATACGCTACCCCATTCACCGCAGCGATCACCGGTTTGGCGACATGAACATTCACATTGAGGGTTGGCAAAAAATTACGCGGTAGTTGACCGAGCTGCCGGGACGCCATCTCCTTGAGGTCGGCTCCTGCACAGAAGGCTTTGTCACCAGCACCAGTCAGGATTGCCACCCGTGCGTTCTCGTCTTTAGCAAAGCGCTCCCACGCTGCGGCTAAGCCTTCACGTACAGCGCTGTTAATAGCATTACGCGACTCCGGTCGATTGATCGTTACAACCACTACTCGTCCACGATTTTCGTAGAGGATTTCATCCGCCATGTACGTCTCCTTTTTTATGCAATAGGCGTGTGTCGGGCCGATGATCAGAGGATCGCATTGTCATTCTGAGTCCTCCACAGCGCGCGGCGCGGAGCGTGGAGGCAGAAACGAGACAGTGCTATGCTTGGCGGCACGGCCCCGACAAGCTAAGACCGGCG
The sequence above is a segment of the Deltaproteobacteria bacterium genome. Coding sequences within it:
- a CDS encoding enoyl-CoA hydratase/isomerase family protein; the encoded protein is MADEILYENRGRVVVVTINRPESRNAINSAVREGLAAAWERFAKDENARVAILTGAGDKAFCAGADLKEMASRQLGQLPRNFLPTLNVNVHVAKPVIAAVNGVAYAGGWLFAQMCDLIVASETARFGITEAKVGRGFPWAVPLTHMIPQKVLLEILLTGDPMSAHRAYEIGFVNHVFPADQLMTKAMQLAETIADNAPLTVAAAKEMVYMVTDMGRMAGLEAARHLFDHVYKSEDAQEGPRAFAEKRKPNWKGR